From Verrucomicrobia bacterium S94, the proteins below share one genomic window:
- a CDS encoding MFS transporter — MGRHLAAARTAADAFLFTAAAHFLPGFPRTARPDSRWSKTNVRRTERIPRRQFTLPEARRTLSFWAFTLTLSLQALVITANTFHVESIFSLAGMDGSKGFAIFPPIACISIAVTLFGGWLSDRIELRWLLMIMLAAMGINLFGFFLLTPGWPIACLILGGGIANGLFGILMSVTWPRYFGREHLGAISGLCMTFMVIASALGPAVYGGVLRLSSHYAPANLACFAATLALLSIAIQAKNPQKKG; from the coding sequence CTGGGCCGCCACCTGGCTGCTGCTCGGACTGCTGCTGATGCTTTTCTTTTCACCGCTGCTGCTCACTTTCTTCCGGGATTCCCCCGAACCGCTCGGCCTGATTCCCGATGGTCAAAAACAAACGTCCGGAGAACAGAGCGAATCCCCCGCCGCCAGTTCACACTCCCCGAAGCCCGGCGCACCCTGTCCTTCTGGGCCTTCACCCTGACCCTGTCGCTGCAGGCACTGGTCATCACCGCCAATACATTCCACGTTGAATCCATCTTTTCTCTGGCCGGAATGGACGGATCAAAGGGCTTTGCCATCTTTCCGCCGATCGCGTGCATTTCCATTGCCGTCACCCTGTTCGGCGGCTGGCTGAGCGACCGCATTGAACTGCGCTGGCTGCTTATGATCATGCTCGCCGCCATGGGCATTAACCTGTTCGGCTTTTTTCTGCTCACCCCCGGCTGGCCCATCGCCTGCCTCATTCTCGGCGGAGGCATCGCCAACGGCCTGTTCGGTATCCTGATGAGTGTCACCTGGCCGCGCTACTTCGGCCGCGAGCACCTCGGCGCCATCAGCGGACTCTGCATGACCTTTATGGTAATCGCCAGCGCTCTGGGCCCTGCCGTTTATGGCGGCGTTCTCCGGCTTAGCAGCCATTATGCTCCGGCCAATCTGGCCTGTTTTGCGGCAACGCTGGCCCTGCTCAGCATTGCGATCCAGGCAAAAAATCCGCAAAAGAAAGGGTGA